A genomic region of Papaver somniferum cultivar HN1 chromosome 7, ASM357369v1, whole genome shotgun sequence contains the following coding sequences:
- the LOC113292660 gene encoding expansin-like B1 isoform X2 has protein sequence MAQPLSFTFASFVLFITTLGMIILLPSPCISQDTFTCSRATYYGSPDCLGTPTGACGYGEFGRNLNGGGVGAVSNLYRNGSGCGACYQVRCTIPQLCTTAGMTIVVTDHGEGDHTDFILSPRGFSQLATPNMAQHLMAYGVVDIEYKRFCEYLALIVIYQAGQSDITAVELWQEDCKEWRGMRKAYGGVWDITSPPKGAINVRFQVSRADGQKWVQVSNAIPSAWKAGVAYDTAIQLS, from the exons ATGGCTCAGCCACTTAGTTTTACTTTTGCTTCCTTTGTTTTGTTTATTACTACTCTAGGGATGATCATACTTTTACCTTCACCATGTATCTCCCAAGATACCTTCACTTGTTCTAGGGCAACTTATTATGGTAGCCCTGATTGCTTAGGAACTCCAA CTGGAGCTTGTGGATACGGTGAATTTGGAAGAAATCTTAATGGCGGAGGTGTAGGAGCAGTATCTAACTTGTATAGAAACGGCAGTGGCTGTGGTGCTTGTTATCAG GTAAGATGCACCATACCACAGCTATGCACCACGGCCGGTATGACGATTGTAGTCACTGATCACGGTGAGGGTGATCATACTGACTTCATCCTTAGCCCTCGAGGCTTCTCCCAGTTGGCTACTCCAAATATGGCACAACATCTGATGGCTTATGGTGTGGTTGACATAGAATATAAAAG ATTTTGCGAATATTTGGCCCTAATAGTTATTTACCAAGCTGGACAAAGCGACATCACTGCTGTAGAACTATGGCAG GAAGATTGTAAGGAATGGCGAGGCATGCGGAAAGCCTACGGAGGAGTTTGGGACATTACGAGCCCTCCAAAGGGTGCCATCAATGTAAGGTTCCAAGTAAGCCGAGCGGATGGACAAAAGTGGGTACAAGTCAGCAATGCTATCCCAAGTGCTTGGAAAGCAGGGGTTGCTTATGACACGGCCATTCAGCTCTCTTAG
- the LOC113292660 gene encoding expansin-like B1 isoform X1, whose product MAQPLSFTFASFVLFITTLGMIILLPSPCISQDTFTCSRATYYGSPDCLGTPTGACGYGEFGRNLNGGGVGAVSNLYRNGSGCGACYQVRCTIPQLCTTAGMTIVVTDHGEGDHTDFILSPRGFSQLATPNMAQHLMAYGVVDIEYKRVSCQYPGYNLMFKVHEHSRFCEYLALIVIYQAGQSDITAVELWQEDCKEWRGMRKAYGGVWDITSPPKGAINVRFQVSRADGQKWVQVSNAIPSAWKAGVAYDTAIQLS is encoded by the exons ATGGCTCAGCCACTTAGTTTTACTTTTGCTTCCTTTGTTTTGTTTATTACTACTCTAGGGATGATCATACTTTTACCTTCACCATGTATCTCCCAAGATACCTTCACTTGTTCTAGGGCAACTTATTATGGTAGCCCTGATTGCTTAGGAACTCCAA CTGGAGCTTGTGGATACGGTGAATTTGGAAGAAATCTTAATGGCGGAGGTGTAGGAGCAGTATCTAACTTGTATAGAAACGGCAGTGGCTGTGGTGCTTGTTATCAG GTAAGATGCACCATACCACAGCTATGCACCACGGCCGGTATGACGATTGTAGTCACTGATCACGGTGAGGGTGATCATACTGACTTCATCCTTAGCCCTCGAGGCTTCTCCCAGTTGGCTACTCCAAATATGGCACAACATCTGATGGCTTATGGTGTGGTTGACATAGAATATAAAAG GGTTTCATGCCAGTACCCAGGGTACAACCTGATGTTTAAGGTTCATGAACACAGCAGATTTTGCGAATATTTGGCCCTAATAGTTATTTACCAAGCTGGACAAAGCGACATCACTGCTGTAGAACTATGGCAG GAAGATTGTAAGGAATGGCGAGGCATGCGGAAAGCCTACGGAGGAGTTTGGGACATTACGAGCCCTCCAAAGGGTGCCATCAATGTAAGGTTCCAAGTAAGCCGAGCGGATGGACAAAAGTGGGTACAAGTCAGCAATGCTATCCCAAGTGCTTGGAAAGCAGGGGTTGCTTATGACACGGCCATTCAGCTCTCTTAG